From a region of the Pecten maximus unplaced genomic scaffold, xPecMax1.1, whole genome shotgun sequence genome:
- the LOC117319940 gene encoding extensin-like, whose amino-acid sequence SNPFSPHPFSPHPLSPISPHPFSPISPHPFSPISPHPFSPISPHLFSPISPHLFSPISPHPFSPISPHPFSPISPHPFSPISPHPFSPISPHPFSSYPFSPISPHPFSPHPFSPISPHPFSPPPFSPPPFSPHPFSPHPFSPPPFSPHPFSPHPLSPISPHPFSPHPFSPRPFSPISPHPFSPHPFSPHPFSPHPFSPPPFSPHPFSPISPHPFSPHPFSPHPFSPPPLSPHPFSPISPHPLSPHPFSPHPFSPHPLSPHPFSPHPFSPISPHPFSPISPHPFSPHPFSPHPFSPPPLSPHPFSPISPHPLSPHPFSPHPFSPHPLSPHPLSPHPFTPISPHPFSPHPFSPHPFSPPPLSPHPFSPISPHPFSPHPFSPHPFSPHPFSPHPFSPISPHPFSPHPFSPHPFSPPPLSPHPFSPISPHPFSPHPFSPHPFSPHPFSPHPFSPHPFSPPPLSPHPFSPHPFSPHPFSPPPFSPHLFSPISPHPFSPHPFSPHPFSPPPCSPHLFSPIVPHPFSPHPFSPHTFSPYPFSPHPFSHPPFSPHPFSPISPHPFSPHPFSPPPLSPHPFSPISPHPFSPHPFSPHPFSPPPLSPHPFSPISPPPFSPHPFSPHPFSPHPFSPPPLSPHPFSPISPHPFSPHPFSPHPFSPHPFSPPPLSPHPFSPISPHPFSPHPFSPHPFSPPPFSPHLFSPISPHPFSPHPFSPHPFSLHPFSPPPCSPHLFSPIVPHPFSPHPFSPHPFSPPPFSPYPFSPHPFSPPPFSPPPFSPHPFSPISPHPFSPHPFSPPPFSPHLFSPISPHPFSPHLFSPHPFSPHPFSHPPFSPPPFSPPPFSPPTFSPISPHPFSPHPFSPNQLNPRYLLAGRAAEGK is encoded by the coding sequence TCCAATCCATTTAGTCCCCATCCATTTAGTCCCCATCCATTAAGTCCCATTAGTCCTCATCCATTTAGTCCCATTAGTCCTCATCCATTTAGTCCCATTAGTCctcacccatttagtcccattaGTCCTCATCTATTTAGTCCCATTAGTCCTCATCTATTTAGTCCCATTAGTCctcacccatttagtcccattaGTCCCCATCCATTTAGTCCCATTAGTCCTCATCCATTTAGTCCCATTAGTCCTCATCCATTTAGTCCCATTAGTCCTCATCCATTTAGTTCCTATCCATTTAGTCCCATTAGTCCCCATCCATTTAGTCCccacccatttagtcccattaGTCCTCATCCATTTAGTCCCCCTCCATTTAGTCCCCCTCCATTTAGTCCCCATCCATTTAGTCCCCATCCATTTAGTCCCCCTCCATTTAGTCCTCATCCATTTAGTCCCCATCCATTAAGTCCCATTAGTCCTCATCCATTTAGTCCTCATCCATTTAGTCCCCGTCCATTTAGTCCCATTAGTCCCCATCCATTCAGTCCACATCCATTTAGTCCCCATCCATTTAGTCCCCATCCATTTAGTCCCCCTCCATTTAGTCCCCATCCATTTAGTCCCATTAGTCCCCATCCATTTAGTCCCCATCCATTTAGTCCCCATCCATTTAGTCCCCCTCCATTAAGTCCCCATCCATTTAGTCCCATTAGTCCCCATCCATTAAGTCCCCATCCATTTAGTCCCCATCCATTTAGTCCCCATCCATTAAGTCCCCATCCATTTAGTCCCCATCCATTTAGTCCCATTAGTCCCCATCCATTTAGTCCCATTAGTCCCCATCCATTTAGTCCCCATCCATTTAGTCCCCATCCATTTAGTCCCCCTCCATTAAGTCCCCATCCATTTAGTCCCATTAGTCCCCATCCATTAAGTCCCCATCCATTTAGTCCCCATCCATTTAGTCCCCATCCATTAAGTCCCCATCCATTAAGTCCCCATCCATTTACTCCCATTAGTCCCCATCCATTTAGTCCCCATCCATTTAGTCCCCATCCATTTAGTCCCCCTCCATTAAGTCCCCATCCATTTAGTCCCATTAGTCCCCATCCATTTAGTCCCCATCCATTTAGTCCCCATCCATTTAGTCCCCATCCATTTAGTCCCCATCCATTTAGTCCCATTAGTCCCCATCCATTTAGTCCCCATCCATTTAGTCCCCATCCATTTAGTCCCCCTCCATTAAGTCCCCATCCATTTAGTCCCATTAGTCCCCATCCATTTAGTCCCCATCCATTTAGTCCCCATCCATTCAGTCCCCATCCATTTAGTCCCCATCCATTTAGTCCCCATCCATTTAGTCCCCCTCCATTAAGTCCCCATCCATTTAGTCCCCATCCATTTAGTCCTCATCCATTTAGTCCCCCTCCATTTAGTCCCCATCTATTTAGTCCCATTAGTCCCCATCCATTTAGTCCCCATCCATTTAGTCCTCATCCATTTAGTCCCCCTCCATGTAGTCCCCATCTATTTAGTCCCATTGTACCCCATCCATTTAGTCCCCATCCATTTAGTCCCCATACATTTAGTCCCTATCCATTTAGTCCCCATCCATTTAGTCACCCTCCATTTAGTCCCCATCCATTTAGTCCCATTAGTCCCCATCCATTTAGTCCCCATCCATTTAGTCCCCCTCCATTAAGTCCCCATCCATTTAGTCCCATTAGTCCCCATCCATTTAGTCCCCATCCATTTAGTCCCCATCCATTTAGTCCCCCTCCATTAAGTCCCCATCCATTTAGTCCCATTAGTCCCCCTCCATTTAGTCCCCATCCATTTAGTCCCCATCCATTCAGTCCCCATCCATTTAGTCCCCCTCCATTAAGTCCCCATCCATTTAGTCCCATTAGTCCTCATCCATTCAGTCCCCATCCATTTAGTCCCCATCCATTTAGTCCCCATCCATTTAGTCCCCCTCCATTAAGTCCCCATCCATTTAGTCCCATTAGTCCCCATCCATTTAGTCCCCATCCATTTAGTCCTCATCCATTTAGTCCCCCTCCATTTAGTCCCCATCTATTTAGTCCCATTAGTCCCCATCCATTTAGTCCCCATCCATTTAGTCCTCATCCATTTAGTCTTCATCCATTTAGTCCCCCTCCATGTAGTCCCCATCTATTTAGTCCCATTGTACCCCATCCATTTAGTCCCCATCCATTTAGTCCCCATCCATTTAGTCCCCCTCCATTTAGTCCCTATCCATTTAGTCCCCATCCATTTAGTCCCCCTCCATTTAGTCCCCCTCCATTTAGTCCCCATCCATTTAGTCCCATTAGTCCTCATCCATTTAGTCCTCATCCATTTAGTCCCCCTCCATTTAGTCCCCATCTATTTAGTCCCATTAGTCCCCATCCATTTAGTCCCCATCTATTTAGTCCCCATCCATTTAGTCCCCATCCATTCAGTCACCCTCCATTTAGTCCCCCTCCATTTAGTCCCCCTCCATTTAGTCCCCCTACATTTAGTCCCATTAGTCCCCATCCATTTAGTCCCCATCCATTTAGTCCCAATCAATTAAATCCTCGTTATCTCCTCGCGGGACGAGCCGCCGAGGGTAAATAA